Proteins co-encoded in one Strix uralensis isolate ZFMK-TIS-50842 chromosome 2, bStrUra1, whole genome shotgun sequence genomic window:
- the TRAT1 gene encoding T-cell receptor-associated transmembrane adapter 1, with protein sequence MDCHFSVWAVLAFLSLSLIVSLILNISHYMKKKKAKMYKDYEDNSPSYDDYYTEDDPVYGNLNQDILEECCYEQMKSQPQRPVNQLQVESASQMCYASLDHSVKGKRRKPRRKKNPSLQEDGEERSSTTTTMASKVSIYLNSEQLAAENTANVEAIHDDPIRLMGLMHTTEGENI encoded by the exons ATGGACTGCCATTTTTCTGTCTGGGCAGTTTTGGCCTTTCTGAGCTTGTCTCTGATTGTTTCGTTGATACTGAACATTTCACACtatatgaaaaagaagaaag CTAAAATGTATAAAGACTATGAAGACAACAGTCCAAG CTATGATGACTATTACACAGAAGATGACCCAGTTTATGGGAATCTCAATCAAGATATTTTAG AGGAATGTTGTTACGAGCAGATGAAGTCCCAGCCTCAAAGGCCAGTTAACCAACtacag GTGGAGTCTGCCAGTCAGATGTGTTATGCCTCGCTTGATCACAGTGTCAAGGGAAAACGCAGAAaaccaaggagaaagaaaaaccctTCATTacaggaggatggagaagaaaGATCATCTACAACTACCACGATGGCTTCCAAAGTCAGCATTTACCTCAACAGTGAGCAGCTGgctgctgaaaacacagcaaatgtAGAAGCCATTCATGATGATCCCATCAGATTAATGGGTTTGATGCATACTACAGAAGGAGAGAACATTTGA